A stretch of Rhinoderma darwinii isolate aRhiDar2 chromosome 4, aRhiDar2.hap1, whole genome shotgun sequence DNA encodes these proteins:
- the PSMB1 gene encoding proteasome subunit beta type-1 has protein sequence MYLSSCLPPDQKLYKDMDYHYAGPVEQRFNPYTFNGGTVLALAGEDFALVASDTRLSEGYSIHSRDTPKCYKLTDKTVIGCSGFHGDCLTLTKIIEARLKMYKHSNNKIMTSGAIAAMLSTILYSRRFFPYYVYNIIGGLDEEGKGAVYSFDPVGSYQRDSYKAGGSASAMLQPLLDNQIGYKNMQNVEQLPLTLEKALQLVKDVFISAAERDVYTGDALKISIVTKDGIREESVSLRKD, from the exons ATGTATCTGTCAAGCTGCCTGCCTCCCGATCAGAAGCTGTACAAGGACATGGATTACCATTACGCCGGGCCTGTTGAGCAGCGATTCAACCCCTACACGTTCAACGGAGG GACTGTGCTGGCTCTTGCAGGAGAAGACTTTGCCCTCGTTGCATCAGATACCAGACTCAGTGAAGGGTATTCAATCCATAGCAGGGACACCCCAAAGTGCTACAAACT GACAGATAAAACAGTCATCGGCTGCAGTGGATTTCATGGGGACTGCCTCACACTGACTAAAATAATTGAAGCTAGGTTAAAG aTGTACAAGCACTCAAACAACAAGATCATGACAAGTGGCGCTATAGCTGCAATGCTTTCCACAATACTCTACTCAAGGCGCTTCTTTCCTTACTATGTGTACAATATTATTGGAGGCCTCGATGAAGAGG GTAAAGGAGCCGTGTACAGCTTTGATCCAGTAGGGTCCTACCAGAGAGATTCATACAAAGCTGGTGGTTCTGCAAGTGCGATGCTCCAGCCCCTTCTAGATAACCAG ATTGGATACAAGAACATGCAGAATGTGGAGCAGCTTCCACTGACCCTGGAGAAGGCTCTACAACTTGTGAAAGATGTTTTTATTTCTGCAGCAGAAAGAGACGTATACACGGGAGATGCCCTGAAAATCAGCATTGTCACCAAGGATGGCATAAGAGAGGAGTCTGTTTCTCTGAGAAAAGATTAA